Proteins encoded in a region of the Pseudomonas viciae genome:
- a CDS encoding DUF4197 domain-containing protein, translating into MLRPTLRFTGLCAGLLICANAMALSLSDLSQNDATGGLKDALTQGAQVAVKQLGTPGGFSNNPDVKIELPGKLGKVASKMKAFGMGDQVDQLETSMNQAAEAAVVQAQPILVNAVKNMSVSDAKGILSGGQDSATQYLNKSSREQIRAKFLPIVKQATDKVGLAQKYNAFAGQAATFGVLDAKSANIENYVTEQALDGLFEMIGKQEATIRQNPAAAATSLAKKVFGTL; encoded by the coding sequence ATGCTCCGTCCTACTCTCCGCTTTACCGGCCTGTGCGCAGGCCTGCTGATCTGCGCCAATGCCATGGCCCTGTCTCTTAGCGATCTGTCGCAGAATGATGCCACGGGCGGTCTCAAGGACGCGCTGACCCAAGGCGCCCAAGTGGCGGTCAAGCAACTGGGCACACCCGGCGGTTTCAGCAACAACCCCGACGTGAAGATCGAGCTGCCAGGCAAACTCGGCAAAGTCGCCAGCAAGATGAAAGCCTTCGGCATGGGCGACCAGGTCGACCAACTGGAAACCAGCATGAACCAGGCCGCTGAAGCCGCCGTGGTCCAGGCCCAGCCGATCCTGGTCAATGCCGTGAAGAACATGAGCGTAAGCGATGCCAAAGGCATCCTCAGCGGCGGCCAGGACTCCGCCACGCAATACCTGAACAAGAGCAGTCGCGAGCAGATCCGCGCCAAGTTCCTGCCCATCGTCAAGCAAGCCACCGACAAGGTCGGCCTGGCCCAGAAATACAACGCCTTCGCCGGCCAGGCCGCGACCTTCGGCGTGCTGGACGCCAAAAGCGCCAACATCGAAAACTACGTGACCGAGCAGGCGCTGGACGGGTTGTTCGAGATGATCGGCAAGCAGGAAGCCACCATCCGCCAGAACCCGGCGGCTGCGGCGACCAGTTTGGCGAAGAAGGTTTTCGGTACTCTCTAA